The nucleotide sequence agagaaactctttttccagaaagcattcgttcttggcaacaaagatcttgccttcggatcttaagtagaaggtataccctatagtttccttagggtatcctatgaatacgcatttttccgacttgggttcgagcttttcaggttgaagtttcttgacataagcttcgcatccccaaacttttagaaacgacagcttaggtttctttccaaaccataattcatacggtgtcgtctcaacggatttagacggtgccctatttaaagtgaatgttgctgtctctagagcgtatccccaaaatgatagcggtaaatcggtaagagacatcatagaccgcaccatatccaatagagtgcgattacgacgttcggacacaccgtttcgctgaggtgttccaggcggcgtgagctgtgaaacgattccacatttctttaagtgtgtaccaaattcgtgacttaagtattctcctccacgatctgatcgtaagaattttatctttcggtcacgttgattctccacctcattctgaaattccttaaacttttcaaaggtctcagacttgtgtttcattaagtagacatacccatatctactcaagtcatctgtgagagtgagaacataacgatatcctccgcgagcctcaacgctcattggaccgcacacatcggtatgtatgatttccaacaagttggttgctcgctccattgttccggagaacggagtcttggtcattttgcccaagaggcatggttcgcacgtgtcaaacgattcataatcaagagactctaaaagtccatcggcatggagcttcttcatgcgcttgacaccaatgtgaccaaggcggcagtgccacaagtatgtgggactatcgttatcaactttacatcttttggcatctacactatgaacatgtgtaatattacgctcgagattcattaagaataaaccattgaccatcggagcatgaccataaaacatatctctcatataaatcgaacaaccattattctcagacttaaatgagtagccatctcgtattaaacgagatccagatacaatgttcatgctcaaacttggcactaaataacaattattaaggttcaaaactaatcccgtaggtaaatgtagaggcagcgtgccgacggcgatcacatcgactctggaaccattcccgacgcgcatcgtcacctcgtccttcgccagtctccgtttattccgcagctcctgctgtgagttacaaatatgagcaacggcaccggtatcaaatacccaggagttactacgagtactggtaaggtacacatcaatcacatgtatatcaaatatacctttggtgttgccggccttcttatccgctaagtatttggggcagttccgcttccagtgacccttccccttgcaataaaagcactcagtctcaggcttgggtccattctttgacttcttcccggtaactggcttaccaggcgcggcaacatctttgccgtccttcttgaagttcttcttacccttgcccttcttgaacttagtggtcttattgaccatcaacacttgatgttctttcttgatttcagcctctgctgacttcagcatcgagaacacttcaggaatggtcttttccattccctgcatgttgtagttcatcacaaagctcttgtagcttggtgggagcgactggaggattctgtcaatgaccgcctcatctgggaggttaatgttcagctgggtcatatgaTTGTGCTACCCAGACATctttaggatgtgctcactgacagaactgttttcctccatcttacaactgtagaacttgtcggagacatcatatctctcgacccgggcatgagcttggaaaactagtttcagctcttcgaacatctcatatgctccgtgatgctcaaaacgcttttggagccccggttctaagctgtaaagcatgccgcagtgaacgagggagtaatcatcagcgcgagtttgccaagcattcataatgtcttggttctctgggacgggagcgtcacctagcggtccttctaggacatattgtttcctggcagctatgaggatgatcctcaggttccggacccagtccgtatagttgctgccatcatctttcagcttggttttctctaggaacgcgttgaagttcatgttgacattagcgttggccattgatctacaagacatatttgcaaaggttttagactaagttcatgataataaagttctaatcaaattatgaactcccacttagattagacatccctttagtcatctaagtgttacacgatccgagtcgagtagcccgtgtctgatcatcacgtgagacggactagtcatcgtcggtgaacattttcatgttgatcgtatcttccatacgactcgtgtttgacttttcggtctccgtgttccgaggccatgtctgcacatgctaggctcgtcaagttaaccctaagtgttttcgctgtgtaaaactgtcttacactcgttgtatgtgaacgtaagaatccatcacacccgatcatcacgtggtgcttagaaacgacgaactgtagcaacggtgcacagttaggggagaacacttcttgaaattttataagggatcatcttatttactaccgtcgtcctaagtaaacaagatgcataatacataataaacatcacatgcaattatatagttgtgacatgatatggccaatatcatatagctccattgatcttcatcttcggggctccatgatcatcttgtcaccggcttgacaccatgatctccatcatcatgatctccatcatcgtgtcttcatgaagttgtcacgccaacgactacttctacttctatgactaacgtttagcaataaagtaaagtagtttacatgacgtttattcaatgacacgcaggtcatacaaaagaataatgacaactcctatggctcctgctggttgtcatactcatcgacatgcaagtcgtgaatcctattacaaagaacatgatctcatacatcacaattcatcattcatcacaacttctggccatatcacatcacaggatcaatcgctgcaaaaacaagttagacgtcctctaattgttgttgcatcttttacgtggctgcaattgggttctagcaagaacgttttcttacctacgaatcaccacaatgtgattttgtcaacttctatttacccttcataagggccctgttcatcgattccgctccaactaaggtgggagagacagacacccgccagccaccttatgcaacttgtgcatgtcagtcggtggaaccggtctcacgtaagtgtacgtgtaaggttggtccgggccgcttcatcccacaataccgttgagcaagaaaagactagtagaggcaagtaagatgacaaaatccacgcccacaacaaagttgtgttctactcgtgcaaagagaactacgcatagacctagctcatgatgccactgttggggaatgttgcagaaaattaaaatttttcctacggtttcaccaagatccatctatgagttcatctaagcaacgagtctagggagagagtttgcatctacataccacttgtagatcgcgtgcggaagcttgcaaggtgatgatgtagtcgtactcgacgtgatccaaatcaccgatgacctgcgccgaacggacggcacctccgcgttcaacacacgtacggaacagccacgtctcctcttcttgatccagcaagggagggaggagaggttgagggagatggcaccagcagcagcacgacggcgtggtgttgatggagctgcagtactccggcagagcttcactaagcactatggaggtggatgaggtgttggggagggagaaggaggcaaccaaaggccaagacgttcaggtatgaagtccctcctctcccccactatatataggggtgccaagggggggtggccggccctaggagatccaatctcctagggggtgcggcggccaaggggggttttccctccccccaaggcacctaggaggtgccttaccctcctaggactcttgcccccttgaaccctaggcgcatgggcctatgtggggctggtgcccttggcccattaggccaaggcgcacccccttacagcccatgtggccccccggggcaggtggacccacccggtggacccccgggacccttccggtggtcccggtacaataccgataaccccgaaacttgtcccgatgcccgaaacaggacttcccatatataaatctttacctccggaccattccggaactcctcgtgacgtccgggatctcatccgggactccgaacaacattcgggttactgcatatacatatccctacaaccctagcgtaaccgaaccttaagtgtgtagaccctacgggttcgggagacaagcagacatgaccgagacgctctcagtcaataaccatcagcgggatctggatacccatgatggctcccacatgctcctcgatgttgtcatcggatgaaccactatgtcgaggattcgatcaaaccctgtatgcaattccctttgtcaatcggtacgttacttgcccgagactcgatcgtcggtatcccaataccttgttcagtctcgttaccggcaagtcactttactcgtaccgtaatgcatgatcccgtgtccaactccttggtcacattgagctcaatatgatgatgcattaccgagtgggcccagagatacctctccgtcatacggagtgacaaatcccagtctcgatccgtgtcaacccaacagctactttcggagatacctgtaatgcacctttatagtcacccagttacgttgtgacgtttggtatacccaaggcactcttacggtatccgggagttacacgatctcatggtcgtaggaagagatacttgacacttgcaaagctctagcaaaacgaactacacgatcttttatgctatgcttaggattgggtcttgtccatcacatcattctcctaatgatgtgatcccgttatcaacgacatccaatgtccatagtcaggaaaccatgactatctgttgatcacaacgagctggtcaactagaggcttaccagggacattgtgtggtctaagtattcacacgtgtattacgatttccggataatacagttatagcatgaataaaagacaattatcatgaacaatggaatataataatacttttattattgcctctagggcatatttccaacagcgcacCATCGATAAGCTTACATGGTAACCAATCACCTAGTTTTGTTTGTTTTCTTGATTTTCATTTTAAACATGTTttcccaggaaaataatttgtttGATGTTGTGGTATTTTTCCAATCTAATATTTGGCATAAAAACATCATGAGTTGTGCTtcgatacccccccccccccccctcagcatATTAGCTTTTCATGAATCAAAAAGTTATTTTAAAAGCCTATCACCATATTAGCTTGCACATCAAGCATATTGAGCAGATTGATTTGGATTTAAAAACACTACATTATCCTTTTTAATTAAAGGGGTGCCTTGCAATCTCCACCTTTAATATGCATAGGAAATTCGTAAACTTTCTTTGGGGGGGTCCCATGCTCAACCGTCTCGTCATCGTGGTCGAGGGGAAAACACACAATGGACAAAGATGTGAATCATATGCGATAAAACTAGCAAAATGAAGGGAAACAAGAAACATTGTTGCCAAACACAATATAAATCACAGTTGATTTGCTTTGTAACCCCTAGGTCGGAGACTACCAAGAAACTGGCCACACGCTAACAACAACTACCCAATGGTGAGGTGGAGTAGAACCTAGTCTTCGATGTGACACCTCCAACAAGGAATACGTATCCTATCATCTTGCATCATCAACGGTAGATTGAACCAGTAAGGCAGAGTGTTGGGTTTTCCTCCAAGTAGTATGTAACATCAATGTGTAACAGTGCACCACAACAATATAATCAGGCAAGGAACACCGCATAACATCATTGTCGTCGGGTCCAAATAGCTAGGCCTAGGATTTTGCATTGGGTAGTTGATACAAAAGATGTCGAGTGAGCTCTCGAGACGCCATTGTAATCGGATCTAGATAGCCATGCCTAGATTTTTCACCCTAGATAATCGAGACATAAGCTACCCATTGAGCCCTCAATACGCCACCATTGTCGGATCTAGTCAATGACTATACCACCAAGTCATGTTTCACCACCATCGCGACTGATCCTCATTACCACCACCACTCCTAAGATCTGCCTAGAGGATCAATGTCGTCCGCGAGACAAAAATTTAAGATTGAGAGTGGCAAAGGTGTCATGTAATGTTAGCGTGGGCCAAGCTGGCCAAATCTAACTAATTCTCTCTCACATAAGAGGATTAGCAAGAAGATATACATGCATTTGTGAGAGAATGGGGGAGCTACAGCGCCATCCAGTCCCCTGACTCCGCCCTTGGTAGAgatatctactccctccatccctaaATACTTGTCGGGGAGATGAATAAAATTGAATGTATCTAtaattaaaatacgtctagatacattcatttcttcaacaagtatttttGGACAGAAGGAGTACTACCAAACGGCTACCGTAGACGACGGCGGAAGTAGACACCTAAGCAACCGCCAAAACGGCGTCCCGAAGGGTCTTGGGAGGCCACCATTGGATTCTTACAAGCAGGCCGAAGTCTCGGATCAGTCGCCCCACACACCATGCCTCCAGTCTCCAGAGGAGAGGCGGACACAAGGGCGCGCGGCAGAACGAGGAACGAGATCGAGCAGGAAGGCGGTTTTCCAACGTACGGATAGCTTAGCCCCTGGTCACGAACGTGCATCTAACAAGTGCTGCTACAAGTACCACAACAAAGCGGGCTAGCGAGCGCGTTATACCAAACCCGCGGTGGCGGGCGATGAAACGCACATCGCATCTCGCATATAGGCTTAGCTCCTAATGCAAGTCACTTGGCCCTGCCTGCCTCCGACGTCCCCCAAAAATTGTTTGTTTACTGCTCAGCTCTCGCCTCGGCGCCTGTCGTAGGAGTAATAATTACTCGGAGATTACTTGCTTGCTAACCATGCCCATCGCGTCCGTCCCATCTTCTCTTTTCTAGATCACGTTGGACCCCATGCACGTATGCCCtccccatgatatgatatgaaaATCTCTCCGCCACCTTTATGGGCCGAGCCGGGCTATAAACTTCGGCTTCTCCCAAACCATCTTGGCTTTGATCTCTCCACCTAGCCATCTCCCACACCACTTTCCTCTCTCTGGAGCAAAGTGCTCCGAGCAGCCAGCCAGTGGGTGCCTGCCATCGCGGTTGGTTGGCTTCCTTCCTTAGCCAAAGCCACCAGACCGCCCCAAAGCAGAAAAGCTAGCTTCTCCACCGTACGCGCGCCTCTAGAGCAAGCAAGCATACACATCATCATATCAGTGGTCGATCTGCCATctgcatcgtcgtcgtcgtcgacgcAGATAGATGCGTAATGGGAGCAGCtcatcttgctcttcttctccggTGGGGTTGCACCTGCAGCAAGTGTTTGGCTCGCAGGCTCCTCATGGCCGGCAGCTTGGTAGCAGCTCCTCCTACTGCCCTCGTCCCATGGCGGAGCTGCTGCAGGTGACGTGGCTGCCCGCGTCCGGCGGTGGCGGCCCCGGCGGTCTCCTCCACGCCTTGGCCTCTCTCAGCTTTCTGCTCCTCCTCGCCTACCTCTCGCTCTTCCTCCTCGCCAAGCTCTTCGCCCGACTCCACCGCGCAAGGTAATTAGGGCGTAGTGTGCAGTAGTAGGATGCTTACTGACTAAGTAACTATTGCTCCTTCAATTCAGCCATGCATGTTCACGAATTTCTGCTCACTTCTTCTGCGTACGTGCATGTGTGCAGGGAGCGCCGTGGCCGTGACAACCGTGCGGAGAGTAACCCCGGGAAGGAGGACGTGGCCGCCGCCGACGACATCCACCTCGCCGGAGGGGAGCGGCAGGCGGGGGGCACGCTGTTCTGGTTCGACGAGGCCGTGTTCGAGGACACCGCcctgcttggccttggcgacgaaGCAAAGAATCACCTTTTGTACACTGGTGCTGGTGGTACGGCTGCGCAACATTGCTTGGAGGTGGCGGAGACCAGCTGCGCCTTTCACACGGCCCCGCCGGAATCCACCAACCGCGTCTCATTCGCGCCGCGCGAGGAGGAGGACCACCGCGCCGAAAGTGATGCCGCCACTGCCGGTGCCACCGCCACCGCGGCCCAGGAGCAGGAAGAGGCCAGGGTTGACGTGGCCGTCTCCGTAGCCGACGACGGCGTCCCCATGGCGGCTGATGGGTATCGGCAGAATGGTCCGGTCGCCGCGTCGTCGTCACTACCGAAGAATGATTCCGTTCAAGGCAATCTCCTAGGTAGCTAGATTCCATTCCGTTCGTATCCTCGCTCACTTCTTTTTCACCGGTCACTTCTCAGCTTGATCTTACACTGCTTGTCATCCAACTCTACGGTTGCAGAGAGGCaacgaagcagaggaggaggagaaggtcgCCGCGACGGTGATCATCGTGAAGACGGGCATGGAGTAGAAGAAGagccgggggaggaggaggagaaggccgcGGGCTTTCCGgacgtgaagcggctggtgaacagCCACGCGCTGGCCGACACGAAGAAGCTGCAGCTGGACGGCGGCGCGCGGCTGCGGCcgcggcgagaggaggaggacggggacagCTGCCGGTTCGGCGCGTCGACGCTGACGAGCGAGTCGACGTCCAAGAGCTCGGTGGAGTGGCAGAGCTCGACGGTGACGACCGGCAAGGACGCCTACTCGGACCTCTTCTCGTCGTCGTCGCGCCGGAGCTCGGCGAGGTGGGAGTCCTACACGCTCTTCCGCAAGTACGACGAGGACATGGTCTACTTCCACCGCGTCGGCGCCCAGAAGCTCACCGAGACAGGTATGCACCTACACCAGATTGTTTACTGCCAAATTGATTGTACCTAGGAAAACTGATGAatttgctcatcatcatcatcaccaaataTTCCCCAATTATCATCATCACCTCTACTAGATCAACTTTTGTTGCAAACAAGCTCCGGTCGCCCGTATTTCCAGTTCTTTGCGACGCTTTTCAGGGGCATGTGTGGGCTCAATGGAGAATTCTTATTACACGTTCCCAATAGAACAAATCATTACATGTTCCTCCACGCACGTTATCTAGTCCTAGTACTACAAATCTAGCTAACACATTATTGTACGAACAATGTTCCATTTTTAATTTGTGTTCTTGCTGCCGGCTGAAGAATTATGGACGATGATGACGTCGATGCATGTGTGTTGTGCATGCAGAGTCGTTCAGGTCGATCAAGTGCCAGCCGCGGTCGATGTCGCAGCGGATCACGCACAAGCTGTCCATGGCGGCGCCGAGGCCGAGGCCCGCGTCGGCGGAGGCGCCGGCGATAGGGCTGCGCGACCCGTACCCGGAGCTGGAGCGGGTGTACGTGGCCCAGATCTGCCTCACTTGGGAGGCCCTCAACTGGAACTACACCACCTTCCGCCGCCACAACGGCGGCGTCGTCGGCGGCACCATGATGCTGGAGGAGCGGTGCTGCCCGGCGCGCGTGGCGCAGGAGTTCCAGCAGTTCCAGGTGCTGCTCTACCGGTTCATGGAGAACGAGCCCTTCGAGCACGGTCGCCGGCCCGAGGTGTACGCCCGGATgaagaactcctccccgaagctgcTCCTCGTCCCAGAGTTCAGAGGTACTACCATTGATCTGCCATGTTGTAAACGTAATCTTGTATACTGAATACTAATTCAAAATTAATTTGTTTGTGATTAATTAACTTGGTTAATGTGCacagaggaggaggacgagaaggACGACCTGATATCGGCGGTGCAGTTCCTGCACATCCTGGAGGAGTCCATCCGGACGTTCATGGCGTTCCTCCGCGCCGACAAGCGTAGCCACTACCAGATGTTCAGGGAGATGGTCCGGCGGAGGACGAGCGCCGCCGACCAGTCGATCGTCATCACCCTCAAGAGAACCAACAAGGCCGTGAGTGATCCGACGAATTTCTTACGTACGTGCAAGCAATGTTCATGCATTCTGAAAGTTTTTGTGTGGATCAGAAGAAGAGCCGTCTCAAGGACCTGAGCCGGCCGCGGCGGTGCCTGAAGCGGATCAAGCTGCGGGAGCAGGAGGAGGTGGCGGTGCTGCTGGGTCTCATCGACCTCAAGGTGGTGGCCCGGGTGCTGCGCATGCCGGAGATCACGGAGCAGCAGCTGCACTGGTGCGAGGAGAAGATGGGCCGGCTCCGTGTCGACCCGCAGCAGGGCACCATGGAGCGAGACCCCTCACCCCTCTTCTTCCCCGCGCACTGAGATCTCATCAGAACCTCCATAGATCCATCCATGGACACTCTTTTGACTGTAACCCTACTTTTCCTTTTGTTTATTTCGTTCACCTTATCTTCCCTTTCTCTTTTTATTGTTGTAGCgacaaaagaaaagataaagctGTAGTGTTTGCGTAGACACGAGAATATGCATGCAACGCACTCGGCCTCTAGCTAGCTACTAGTAGCAGTAGTACAATATACTACGTACTGTGTATAAAAAGAAGCGAGATCGATCGGATTCATCTCGAGATGGGATGACGACGGTGTTGTAAAGGCGTAATGTACACCTATCTGTAGAAAAAATAAGATGAGATCGGCCCGGTTCCGTCTTGTAGTTGGGCGCATGTGATGTGGTGCATGCTGACATACGCACACAGAGATACCAAAAGAGAGAGATATTGGGATCGGCGGGCGGCAGTACCATGTCACCGTGTGTGCGTGACACAACCCAAAGCAAAAGTGGGCGGGCTAGCTGAGGTGGTGACAAGCACGGCCggctttgatagtttgatatgtgcaTCGCTTTAGGCTTTGCTTTCCTCATGTGTTCCTCGGCTTTACGGACGGATGGATCGGTCACGagaaggtgcatgcatgcatgcgcggcTGCCGCCAGCAAATGCATGTCACGCACTTGGGTTTGCCTCTGCATTTAAGGATGTATAGCCACATCAccctccttttcctttttcttgcacTATTTGGCTTTGTCATGTAGAAAAAGCGGTCTCGCCCGCACACTTTATCTTGGATCCTCTGCGTATATGTCTGCGAAAAAGCTATGTATATGCGCGGTTGGAAGAGCTATGGCCAGTCGGAAGATGGCAGCAACAAAAGGAGGCATCTGTTCATGTAGTATCTCCTCGTTGATTGTGGGTTGCAGATTTTTTGTTTCGAGAGGGTGTCGATGTTGGAGCAACTGGCGACCCATTTCATCCGTGGCCCGTTCGTTTGGATGGACGCAGATAAAAAAGTCAGTCCAACGCGTCGATTTAAATGGACGCGTGTATGCTTTCGTCCGCCTGCCGATTTATTCTCGGTCCATTTTTTAGCCTGATTTGCGTCGAcgcggacacgcgacggacgcgcACGCTCGCCCTCTTTTCTCACCAGGCCCgttggtcggtggcacattggattGGTCTTTCCACATCAAACAGCACACGCTCGCCCGCCTgcttcgtcgccgacgccgccggccattttttcagataaaaatggatacatatataGTTCTAGCGTACACAGATAAAAGAAAAGACCACTACTCGTTGCTTTCTGACTCCGACTCGGCAATGTCCTCCTTCAacgtctgaatgtaggcgtcagcatgctgctcgtcttcaaagtcccaacccgacgtttctcgtagcttcagtttcaattgagcggcctgctttcgcgaacgcttgtcctcccgataggcgACTCGCCCCGTCCTCCTCGCGTCCCTCTCCAACCTTGTTTGCTTGTAGAACTGGCGCTCgtcgatgatgtcctgcgggaagcgttcgtgccacaccaccatggcttccacgtccatcttggcgatggcgaggcgacgctgcTGTCTCCGAtggacacgacgatcctcgtcagtgaaaagccgcgggagaggcgctAGATC is from Triticum aestivum cultivar Chinese Spring chromosome 3A, IWGSC CS RefSeq v2.1, whole genome shotgun sequence and encodes:
- the LOC123059952 gene encoding uncharacterized protein isoform X2, encoding MRNGSSSSCSSSPVGLHLQQVFGSQAPHGRQLGSSSSYCPRPMAELLQVTWLPASGGGGPGGLLHALASLSFLLLLAYLSLFLLAKLFARLHRARERRGRDNRAESNPGKEDVAAADDIHLAGGERQAGGTLFWFDEAVFEDTALLGLGDEAKNHLLYTGAGGTAAQHCLEVAETSCAFHTAPPESTNRVSFAPREEEDHRAESDAATAGATATAAQEQEEARVDVAVSVADDGVPMAADGYRQNGPVAASSSLPKNDSVQGNLLERQRSRGGGEGRRDGDHREDGHGVEEEPGEEEEKAAGFPDVKRLVNSHALADTKKLQLDGGARLRPRREEEDGDSCRFGASTLTSESTSKSSVEWQSSTVTTGKDAYSDLFSSSSRRSSARWESYTLFRKYDEDMVYFHRVGAQKLTETESFRSIKCQPRSMSQRITHKLSMAAPRPRPASAEAPAIGLRDPYPELERVYVAQICLTWEALNWNYTTFRRHNGGVVGGTMMLEERCCPARVAQEFQQFQVLLYRFMENEPFEHGRRPEVYARMKNSSPKLLLVPEFREEEDEKDDLISAVQFLHILEESIRTFMAFLRADKRSHYQMFREMVRRRTSAADQSIVITLKRTNKAKKSRLKDLSRPRRCLKRIKLREQEEVAVLLGLIDLKVVARVLRMPEITEQQLHWCEEKMGRLRVDPQQGTMERDPSPLFFPAH
- the LOC123059952 gene encoding uncharacterized protein isoform X3 yields the protein MRNGSSSSCSSSPVGLHLQQVFGSQAPHGRQLGSSSSYCPRPMAELLQVTWLPASGGGGPGGLLHALASLSFLLLLAYLSLFLLAKLFARLHRARERRGRDNRAESNPGKEDVAAADDIHLAGGERQAGGTLFWFDEAVFEDTALLGLGDEAKNHLLYTGAGGTAAQHCLEVAETSCAFHTAPPESTNRVSFAPREEEDHRAESDAATAGATATAAQEQEEARVDVAVSVADDGVPMAADGYRQNGPVAASSSLPKNDSVQGNLLVAERQRSRGGGEGRRDGDHREDGHGVEEEPGEEEEKAAGFPDVKRLVNSHALADTKKLQLDGGARLRPRREEEDGDSCRFGASTLTSESTSKSSVEWQSSTVTTGKDAYSDLFSSSSRRSSARWESYTLFRKYDEDMVYFHRVGAQKLTETESFRSIKCQPRSMSQRITHKLSMAAPAIGLRDPYPELERVYVAQICLTWEALNWNYTTFRRHNGGVVGGTMMLEERCCPARVAQEFQQFQVLLYRFMENEPFEHGRRPEVYARMKNSSPKLLLVPEFREEEDEKDDLISAVQFLHILEESIRTFMAFLRADKRSHYQMFREMVRRRTSAADQSIVITLKRTNKAKKSRLKDLSRPRRCLKRIKLREQEEVAVLLGLIDLKVVARVLRMPEITEQQLHWCEEKMGRLRVDPQQGTMERDPSPLFFPAH
- the LOC123059952 gene encoding uncharacterized protein isoform X1, with amino-acid sequence MRNGSSSSCSSSPVGLHLQQVFGSQAPHGRQLGSSSSYCPRPMAELLQVTWLPASGGGGPGGLLHALASLSFLLLLAYLSLFLLAKLFARLHRARERRGRDNRAESNPGKEDVAAADDIHLAGGERQAGGTLFWFDEAVFEDTALLGLGDEAKNHLLYTGAGGTAAQHCLEVAETSCAFHTAPPESTNRVSFAPREEEDHRAESDAATAGATATAAQEQEEARVDVAVSVADDGVPMAADGYRQNGPVAASSSLPKNDSVQGNLLVAERQRSRGGGEGRRDGDHREDGHGVEEEPGEEEEKAAGFPDVKRLVNSHALADTKKLQLDGGARLRPRREEEDGDSCRFGASTLTSESTSKSSVEWQSSTVTTGKDAYSDLFSSSSRRSSARWESYTLFRKYDEDMVYFHRVGAQKLTETESFRSIKCQPRSMSQRITHKLSMAAPRPRPASAEAPAIGLRDPYPELERVYVAQICLTWEALNWNYTTFRRHNGGVVGGTMMLEERCCPARVAQEFQQFQVLLYRFMENEPFEHGRRPEVYARMKNSSPKLLLVPEFREEEDEKDDLISAVQFLHILEESIRTFMAFLRADKRSHYQMFREMVRRRTSAADQSIVITLKRTNKAKKSRLKDLSRPRRCLKRIKLREQEEVAVLLGLIDLKVVARVLRMPEITEQQLHWCEEKMGRLRVDPQQGTMERDPSPLFFPAH